The Metallosphaera hakonensis JCM 8857 = DSM 7519 genome includes the window CCATATGGTTACGTCTTTTGTGTCAGTCGCAGACTACGTAACTAGGGGAGGGAAAGACACGTTTTTGGTTTTTTCAGTTAAGGAGCCATTTGTAAATGTAGGAGTTCATCAAGAAGTTTGGCTCGAGGTTGATCTCGACTACACTCTAAAAAACAAGATTCCTGTGGTGAGAAGGGATTTGGGTGGGGGGACAGTGGTCATAACTCAGGGTGAACACGACTACTTCATTGTTTTGAAGCAGGACGAAGCTCCCTCCGATCCCAAAGCCCTTTACGAGAAATATCTCACTCCTGTGGTCTCTGTCTTAAAGGACTACGGGTTAAATGCGTCCCTGAGAGATCAAGATATAGTAGTAAATGGAAGGAAGATAAGCGGAAATGGGGCCATGACCCACGGCAAGGCTGTGGTCATAGCTGGAAACATATTAATGAGCGTGGATACAAATCTCATGAGCAAGTGCATAAGGGTACCGTCAGAAAAGTTCAGGGACAAGATGGCTAAGGACATGTCGGAATGGATCACGTCGTTGGAGAGAGAATTGGGATACGTTCCACCTAGGGAAGAAATAGACAAGAAGCTTAAAGAGAGCTTCCAATCCCACCTGGGAATCAAGTTTGAGGACTCATTCCTAACTCCAGAGGAAATAGAGAGATGGGAACAGCTTGCGGCAGAGAAGAGGAATGAGGAGTGGGTTTACTATAAAGATAGGAGACATCCAGAGTTAAGGACTGAAAGATGCGTGAAGATATCCTCTGCAGTAGCCATATGCCACATGGATTACAAGGCTAGGAAACTAGTTAGGATCACCGCTAAATTCGTAGAGAAGAAGCTTCAGGAGGTTTCCATATCAGGCGACTT containing:
- a CDS encoding lipoyl protein ligase domain-containing protein yields the protein MSWRFISLPPQDGYHMVTSFVSVADYVTRGGKDTFLVFSVKEPFVNVGVHQEVWLEVDLDYTLKNKIPVVRRDLGGGTVVITQGEHDYFIVLKQDEAPSDPKALYEKYLTPVVSVLKDYGLNASLRDQDIVVNGRKISGNGAMTHGKAVVIAGNILMSVDTNLMSKCIRVPSEKFRDKMAKDMSEWITSLERELGYVPPREEIDKKLKESFQSHLGIKFEDSFLTPEEIERWEQLAAEKRNEEWVYYKDRRHPELRTERCVKISSAVAICHMDYKARKLVRITAKFVEKKLQEVSISGDFFVMSPKGFLETLEDKLSGVSVDAISQVIDSTFTELKPVIFGFTAEDLKKAFQEIINKPEVQEVI